A part of Neodiprion pinetum isolate iyNeoPine1 chromosome 4, iyNeoPine1.2, whole genome shotgun sequence genomic DNA contains:
- the LOC138190863 gene encoding uncharacterized protein: MSLPTPGHAYQPAPRTEPRPHTQALDPNICSAGHVNALPSSCQFCNHQGHSITECHRLQSERYCTKCRTMGNFHNECNINQELDCDNCNRRGHTVDRCGSSPLNNQGNAGPNEDLDGNIAGGENAPASNANN, encoded by the coding sequence aTGTCATTGCCCACACCTGGTCACGCTTATCAACCAGCGCCTCGTACCGAGCCCAGACCTCACACTCAAGCGCTCGATCCGAACATCTGTTCTGCTGGCCACGTTAATGCTCTGCCCAGCAGttgtcaattttgtaaccaccAGGGTCACTCCATCACGGAATGTCACCGTCTGCAAAGTGAAAGATATTGTACCAAATGTCGCACAATGGGCAACTTCCACAATGAATGCAACATAAACCAAGAACTAGACTGCGACAATTGTAATCGCAGAGGCCACACAGTAGACCGATGTGGATCCTCTCCGCTTAATAATCAAGGCAATGCAGGTCCAAATGAAGATTTAGACGGGAACATCGCAGGCGGGGAGAACGCGCCCGCGAGCAATGCAAACAACTAG